The following are encoded in a window of Anopheles stephensi strain Indian chromosome X, UCI_ANSTEP_V1.0, whole genome shotgun sequence genomic DNA:
- the LOC118502681 gene encoding uncharacterized protein LOC118502681 → MATFVALLLTMVLLPVLLQTSGPYAAAEKVWVDRDKVYCEHIDCTRVATYKGERFCSPCDTRHFCECKETKESLPYMYACPGTEQCQTSDRRGSCQQTMSDELCSRIDQAFLEA, encoded by the coding sequence ATGGCAACGTTTGTAGCGCTACTGCTGACGATGGTCCTGTTGCCGGTACTGCTCCAAACAAGCGGTCCATACGCCGCGGCCGAAAAGGTTTGGGTTGATCGGGACAAAGTGTACTGCGAACATATCGATTGTACCAGGGTCGCCACGTACAAGGGGGAACGGTTCTGTAGCCCGTGCGATACGCGACACTTTTGCGAGTGTAAGGAAACGAAGGAATCTCTGCCGTACATGTACGCCTGCCCAGGGACGGAGCAATGCCAAACGAGCGATAGGCGAGGATCGTGCCAACAAACGATGTCCGATGAACTGTGCAGTCGAATCGATCAAGCTTTCCTGGAGGCGTaa